In Deltaproteobacteria bacterium, a single genomic region encodes these proteins:
- a CDS encoding aldo/keto reductase translates to AVHPIAALQTEYSLWSREPEGEILATCRELGVGFVSYSPLGRGFLTGRFAVPEDIPEDDWRRNHPRFRGENFTRNLRLSEALGHMSRERGCTPAQLALAWVLGAGEDIVPIPGTKHVLFLEENAGALDITLNDEERARLDAIFPPGVTAGDRYPEVAMKNIDR, encoded by the coding sequence GCGGTCCATCCCATCGCCGCCCTGCAGACCGAGTATTCCCTCTGGAGCCGGGAGCCGGAAGGGGAAATCCTCGCCACGTGCCGGGAGCTCGGCGTGGGCTTCGTGTCATACAGCCCTCTTGGCAGGGGATTCCTGACGGGGCGCTTCGCCGTGCCCGAGGATATTCCCGAAGATGACTGGCGCCGCAACCATCCGCGATTCCGGGGGGAGAACTTCACCCGAAACCTTCGATTGTCCGAGGCGTTGGGGCACATGTCCCGCGAGAGGGGGTGCACCCCGGCGCAACTGGCTCTGGCCTGGGTTCTGGGAGCGGGCGAGGATATCGTGCCCATACCCGGGACGAAGCACGTGCTCTTTCTCGAGGAGAACGCGGGCGCCCTCGACATTACCCTGAATGATGAGGAGAGGGCCCGCCTGGATGCCATCTTCCCTCCGGGGGTGACTGCGGGGGACCGGTACCCCGAAGTGGCCATGAAGAATATCGACCGCTGA
- a CDS encoding rubrerythrin family protein yields the protein MSKTEENLKAAFAGESQARNKYTFFADVARKEGYRYIAKIFEETADNERRHAKDHLKLLGEIGDTVANLKEAIGGEHYETVDMYPTFAKEAQEEGNKEAASLFKRIAEIEAHHRERYKRLLEMVESGTVFKREQQIKWKCGVCGYIREGTEPPSVCPCCKHAREYFEPANMDF from the coding sequence ATGAGCAAAACCGAAGAAAACCTGAAGGCTGCATTTGCCGGCGAATCGCAGGCGAGGAACAAGTACACCTTTTTCGCGGACGTTGCGAGGAAAGAGGGGTACCGCTACATAGCGAAGATCTTCGAGGAGACGGCGGACAACGAGCGGCGCCACGCAAAGGACCATCTCAAGCTTCTCGGCGAGATCGGCGACACGGTTGCCAACCTGAAGGAGGCGATCGGGGGCGAGCACTATGAAACCGTCGATATGTATCCCACCTTCGCGAAAGAGGCGCAAGAGGAGGGGAACAAGGAGGCAGCGTCCCTGTTCAAGCGGATAGCGGAGATCGAGGCCCATCACAGGGAGCGCTACAAGAGGCTCCTGGAGATGGTGGAGAGCGGGACGGTTTTCAAGAGGGAGCAGCAGATAAAGTGGAAGTGCGGCGTGTGCGGCTATATTCGCGAGGGAACCGAGCCTCCCTCCGTGTGTCCCTGCTGCAAGCACGCACGGGAGTACTTTGAACCGGCAAACATGGATTTTTAA
- a CDS encoding DUF1295 domain-containing protein: protein MAIMMSFLYYVGRTTKNAGIVDAGWAMGLAILALAYAWAAPGFLQRRIIVGALGGIWALRLGLYLTFDRVIGKPEDGRYLALREKWGDRADRNFFLFFQAQATWDVLFSLPFLAVAFNPRPALGVTDALGVLVWLVAVAGESVADRQLARFRENPENSGKVCNRGLWRYSRHPNYFFEWIHWFAYIFLSIGSPYLWLAIMGPVVMGIFLFKITGIPYTEQQAILTRGDAYREYQQTTSVFIPWFPKGKKS from the coding sequence ATGGCCATCATGATGTCCTTTCTCTACTACGTCGGGCGGACCACCAAAAATGCCGGGATCGTGGATGCGGGGTGGGCGATGGGACTGGCCATCCTGGCCCTTGCCTACGCCTGGGCGGCCCCCGGGTTCCTTCAGAGAAGGATAATCGTGGGGGCCCTTGGAGGGATCTGGGCCTTGCGCCTCGGCCTCTATCTCACCTTCGACCGGGTGATCGGGAAACCGGAGGATGGACGGTACCTGGCCCTCCGGGAGAAGTGGGGGGACAGGGCAGATCGAAATTTTTTCCTCTTCTTCCAGGCGCAGGCAACCTGGGACGTTCTCTTCTCCCTCCCTTTCCTCGCCGTTGCCTTTAACCCGCGGCCCGCCCTGGGGGTGACCGACGCACTCGGGGTCCTCGTATGGCTCGTTGCCGTTGCGGGCGAGTCGGTGGCGGACCGGCAGCTGGCACGGTTCCGGGAGAACCCCGAGAACAGTGGGAAAGTGTGCAACCGGGGCCTGTGGAGGTATTCCCGCCACCCGAATTACTTCTTCGAGTGGATCCACTGGTTCGCCTACATATTCCTCTCCATCGGGTCGCCCTATCTTTGGCTCGCCATCATGGGGCCGGTCGTGATGGGGATTTTTCTCTTCAAGATAACGGGGATACCCTACACGGAGCAGCAGGCAATCCTGACACGGGGCGATGCGTACCGTGAGTATCAGCAAACCACGAGCGTGTTCATACCCTGGTTCCCGAAAGGAAAAAAGTCATGA
- a CDS encoding methyltransferase domain-containing protein, giving the protein MKLAEKMAESGVLPDSLVRAGIRMMNRERLKMEGRGTIEDKRGRFKELIEKMDGSAVAPRPEMPNLQHYEVPADFFKIVLGKHLKYSCCYYPTGGETLDEAEEAMLRVTCERALIGEGMDILELGCGWGALTLWMAEMYPSSRVTALSNSASQREFIEGRCRELGIGNVRVVTADMNDFQTGETFDRVVSVEMFEHMRNYRELMRRISTWMRPGAYLFVHLFCHRLHAYTFEGEGDDNWMGNHFFTGGIMPSDGLLLNFQEHLALEEHWRMWGEHYRRTAEDWLANLDGGKDAIMPVLEATYGKGEASRWFHRWRIFFIACAELWGFRGGREWLVSHYRFRKGS; this is encoded by the coding sequence ATGAAGCTGGCAGAAAAGATGGCCGAATCGGGGGTTCTCCCCGACAGCCTGGTGCGCGCGGGAATACGGATGATGAACAGGGAGCGCCTGAAGATGGAAGGGCGGGGCACCATCGAGGATAAGCGGGGCAGGTTCAAAGAACTCATTGAAAAGATGGATGGAAGCGCCGTCGCTCCCCGGCCGGAGATGCCGAACCTACAGCACTACGAGGTCCCCGCGGACTTTTTCAAAATAGTGCTCGGGAAGCACCTCAAGTACAGCTGCTGTTACTACCCGACGGGGGGTGAGACCCTCGACGAGGCGGAGGAAGCCATGCTTCGCGTAACCTGCGAGCGGGCCCTCATAGGGGAAGGCATGGATATCCTCGAGCTCGGGTGCGGGTGGGGGGCTCTCACCCTCTGGATGGCGGAGATGTACCCATCCTCGAGGGTCACAGCCCTGTCCAATTCCGCCTCCCAGCGGGAGTTCATAGAGGGGCGCTGCCGGGAGCTGGGTATCGGGAACGTGAGGGTGGTCACGGCAGACATGAACGATTTCCAAACCGGCGAAACCTTCGACCGGGTCGTCTCCGTGGAGATGTTCGAGCACATGCGGAACTACCGGGAGCTCATGCGCAGGATCTCCACCTGGATGAGGCCGGGGGCGTACCTCTTCGTTCACCTCTTCTGCCACCGCCTGCACGCATACACCTTCGAGGGCGAGGGTGATGACAACTGGATGGGAAACCACTTCTTCACCGGCGGGATCATGCCCTCGGACGGGCTTCTTTTGAACTTCCAGGAACACCTGGCCCTCGAGGAGCACTGGCGTATGTGGGGGGAGCACTACCGGCGAACGGCGGAAGACTGGCTCGCGAACCTGGACGGAGGAAAGGACGCGATCATGCCGGTTCTGGAAGCCACCTACGGAAAGGGTGAGGCGAGTCGGTGGTTTCACCGCTGGCGTATCTTCTTCATCGCCTGTGCCGAGCTCTGGGGGTTCCGGGGCGGCCGGGAGTGGCTCGTGTCCCACTACCGTTTCCGTAAAGGGTCCTGA
- a CDS encoding DUF2878 family protein: MAEGLKKYATLVNLVAFHIGWLACVIGAGKGRPSLGPLVVPVLVALQVALISQNSRRESCFIIATALFGFLADTGMIYGEVYEPVRDVMPPPLIPLWMVALWVNFGAALNLSLRWFRGRYAAAALFGAAGGPFAYFAGAKLKAVVLNPDPLRSFAVLVIVWAVSVPFLYFLSEKIVGSNGSR, encoded by the coding sequence ATGGCGGAAGGACTGAAAAAATACGCGACCCTGGTCAATCTCGTGGCGTTTCACATCGGCTGGCTCGCCTGCGTCATCGGGGCGGGAAAGGGCCGTCCCTCTCTCGGGCCCCTGGTCGTCCCGGTGCTGGTTGCGCTCCAGGTAGCCCTCATATCGCAAAATTCCCGGAGGGAATCCTGCTTCATCATCGCAACGGCCCTCTTCGGGTTTCTCGCCGACACCGGCATGATCTACGGGGAGGTGTACGAGCCCGTCCGTGACGTGATGCCCCCGCCCTTGATCCCCCTCTGGATGGTGGCCCTCTGGGTGAACTTCGGCGCGGCCCTCAACCTGAGCCTGCGCTGGTTCCGGGGCCGTTACGCGGCGGCGGCCCTCTTCGGTGCAGCGGGGGGGCCCTTCGCATACTTTGCCGGTGCCAAGCTGAAGGCGGTGGTGCTCAACCCCGACCCCCTCCGCAGCTTCGCCGTTCTCGTCATCGTATGGGCCGTCTCGGTGCCCTTCCTCTACTTTCTCTCGGAAAAAATCGTGGGAAGCAACGGGTCCCGATGA
- a CDS encoding methyltransferase domain-containing protein yields the protein MSSPTAAPTKFEAWKKSSPADRWARSLLFTRMRDLRIGTLRIIEGSDTAIFGGEEGGGSLEATIRVRDPRFYRDVIYGGTVGAAESYMEGRWFVDDLTNLVRLLLVNFSQMERLDSSWTRLYAPLHRLAHLFRKNTLSGSRKNILSHYDLGNEFFSLFLDESLTYSSAIFEREGSTLKEAQLEKLDRICRKLSLSPREHVIEIGGGWGSFAIHAAETYGCRVTTTTISEEQFSLAKQRVEERGLSDRVDVVKKDYRDIPGRYDKLVSIEMIEAVGHHYFDTFFQRCSDLLKPEGAMALQAITIPDAEYERHRRTVDFIKRYVFPGSCIPSVARILKSISRKTDMRMVHLEDITPHYAKTLRTWRENFFRNIDRVREMGFGEHFIRMWEFYLCYCEGSFAERYNGDLQMIFTKPKSRLEPGLTPT from the coding sequence ATGAGCAGTCCGACAGCCGCCCCCACGAAGTTTGAGGCGTGGAAAAAGAGTTCCCCTGCCGACAGGTGGGCAAGGAGCCTGCTCTTTACCCGTATGAGGGATCTTCGCATTGGCACACTCAGGATAATCGAGGGATCCGACACGGCCATCTTCGGTGGAGAAGAGGGCGGCGGCTCTCTCGAGGCAACCATCCGGGTCAGGGATCCGCGCTTTTACCGTGACGTCATCTACGGCGGGACGGTCGGCGCCGCAGAATCCTACATGGAGGGGAGGTGGTTCGTTGATGACCTGACGAACCTGGTCCGTCTACTCCTTGTAAACTTCAGCCAGATGGAGCGCCTGGACTCCTCCTGGACGAGGCTCTACGCACCGCTCCACCGGCTTGCACACCTCTTCAGGAAAAACACGCTGTCGGGGAGCAGGAAAAACATCCTCTCCCACTACGACCTGGGAAACGAATTCTTCAGCCTCTTCCTCGACGAAAGCCTCACCTACTCCAGCGCCATTTTCGAGCGGGAAGGGAGCACCCTGAAGGAGGCGCAGCTGGAGAAGCTGGACCGGATATGCAGAAAGCTCTCTCTTTCCCCCCGTGAACACGTGATCGAGATAGGGGGGGGCTGGGGAAGCTTTGCCATCCATGCGGCAGAAACCTACGGGTGCAGGGTGACGACCACGACCATATCGGAAGAGCAATTCTCCCTTGCAAAGCAGCGGGTGGAGGAAAGGGGGCTCTCCGACAGGGTTGACGTCGTCAAGAAGGATTACCGGGACATACCGGGGCGCTACGACAAGCTCGTCTCCATCGAGATGATAGAAGCCGTCGGTCACCACTACTTCGACACCTTCTTTCAGCGTTGCAGCGACCTGTTGAAACCGGAGGGCGCAATGGCGCTCCAGGCGATCACCATACCCGACGCCGAGTACGAGCGGCACAGACGGACGGTGGACTTCATAAAGAGGTACGTGTTCCCCGGCAGCTGCATCCCCTCGGTCGCCCGGATTCTCAAAAGCATCTCCCGGAAAACGGACATGCGCATGGTCCACCTCGAGGACATAACCCCCCATTACGCCAAAACACTTCGCACGTGGCGGGAAAACTTCTTCAGGAACATCGACCGTGTCCGGGAGATGGGGTTCGGGGAGCACTTCATCCGGATGTGGGAGTTCTACCTCTGTTACTGCGAGGGGAGCTTCGCAGAGAGATACAACGGCGACCTGCAGATGATATTCACGAAGCCAAAGAGCCGCCTCGAACCCGGTCTGACCCCCACGTGA
- a CDS encoding DUF1365 family protein codes for MCFFRGEAVKAKSCIYEGHVTHRRFAPVPHSFAYPLFMMFIDLAELPHLFSGNPLWSPDRPNLAWFCRKDYLPPQSVPLDEAVRDLVAERTGTRPAGPVRILTHLRYFGHCFNPVSIYYCYDRAGDRVEQILAEVTNTPWGERHVYLLNNGDPGSRGKEKSYRLAKEFHVSPFMDMDTRYRWRFKDPGENLEVRMECYRDEQLFFDAALDLSREEIGRASLSRVLIRYPFLTLRVYAMIYLQAFRLWRKGVPFYVHPKKRTGKEDSHEQSDSRPHEV; via the coding sequence CTGTGCTTTTTTCGGGGAGAAGCTGTGAAGGCAAAGAGCTGCATATACGAGGGCCACGTCACCCACCGCCGCTTCGCGCCCGTACCGCATTCATTCGCCTACCCCCTCTTCATGATGTTCATCGATCTGGCCGAGCTCCCCCACCTTTTCTCCGGCAACCCCCTGTGGTCCCCGGACCGGCCGAACCTTGCCTGGTTTTGCCGCAAAGATTACCTCCCCCCTCAAAGCGTTCCCCTCGACGAGGCAGTGCGGGACCTGGTAGCCGAGCGCACCGGCACAAGGCCAGCCGGACCCGTGCGGATACTCACGCACCTTCGCTACTTCGGCCACTGTTTCAACCCCGTCAGCATCTACTACTGCTACGACCGTGCCGGGGACAGGGTGGAGCAGATCCTCGCCGAGGTGACGAACACGCCCTGGGGGGAGCGGCACGTCTACCTGCTCAACAACGGGGACCCCGGCAGCCGGGGTAAAGAGAAATCGTACCGGCTCGCAAAGGAGTTCCACGTTTCCCCCTTCATGGACATGGACACGCGCTACAGATGGCGGTTCAAAGATCCCGGGGAAAACCTGGAGGTCCGCATGGAATGCTACCGGGATGAACAGCTCTTCTTCGACGCGGCCCTCGACCTTTCGAGGGAAGAGATAGGGCGTGCCTCGCTCTCGCGGGTCCTGATCCGGTACCCCTTCTTGACCCTCAGAGTCTATGCCATGATCTACCTGCAGGCATTCCGCCTGTGGCGGAAGGGGGTGCCCTTTTACGTGCACCCGAAAAAAAGGACAGGAAAAGAGGATAGCCATGAGCAGTCCGACAGCCGCCCCCACGAAGTTTGA
- a CDS encoding NAD(P)-binding protein has product MRIAIIGSGISGMVAAYLLSRSHDTALYEEKARIGGHTNTVDVETATGSVPVDTGFIVFNEVTYPNFCEIIRRLGVFSQPTSMSFSMKCERTGLEYNPRSLNTFFGQRKNLFSPSFYRMISEIIGFRREFDRLCEGDDGDLELGQYLGERGYSRRFIDQFIIPLGSAIWSAEPEGFKRFPLRHFVTFFRNHGFLSVKNPITWRVITGGSKEYVKKLTASYADRVRLNSPVVKVTREQAHVTVEGRDGSRERFDHVVIATHSDQALRLLGDPTDAEREILGAIPYQENQAVLHTDASLLPERSSLWASWNYLTPKEESGRVAITYNLTIMQALEGDEVYCLTLNQPDKIDRERVIARITYHHPVYSAEGFAAQKRYAEVGGRNRTHYCGAYWGFGFHEDGVKSALRACAFFGEKL; this is encoded by the coding sequence ATGAGGATAGCGATAATCGGAAGCGGAATATCGGGGATGGTGGCGGCATACCTCCTTTCCCGCTCCCACGATACAGCCCTCTACGAGGAAAAGGCGAGGATCGGCGGCCACACCAACACGGTCGACGTGGAGACCGCTACGGGCTCCGTCCCCGTCGACACGGGGTTCATCGTCTTCAACGAGGTCACCTACCCCAACTTCTGCGAAATCATCCGGCGGCTGGGCGTTTTCTCGCAGCCCACGAGCATGTCCTTCAGCATGAAATGCGAAAGAACGGGCCTCGAGTACAACCCCCGTTCGCTGAACACCTTTTTCGGCCAGAGGAAGAACCTCTTCTCCCCCTCCTTCTACCGCATGATCAGCGAGATAATAGGGTTCCGGCGGGAATTCGACAGGCTCTGCGAAGGCGACGACGGGGATCTCGAGCTCGGCCAATACCTCGGGGAGCGGGGATACTCGCGGCGCTTCATCGACCAGTTCATCATTCCCCTGGGATCGGCCATCTGGTCAGCGGAACCGGAGGGGTTCAAGCGCTTCCCCTTACGTCACTTCGTAACCTTCTTCCGGAACCACGGCTTTCTCTCCGTGAAAAACCCCATCACCTGGCGGGTCATAACCGGGGGATCGAAGGAATACGTGAAAAAGCTCACCGCCTCCTACGCGGACAGGGTCAGGCTGAACTCCCCGGTTGTGAAGGTCACCCGTGAGCAGGCCCACGTGACGGTCGAGGGAAGAGACGGCAGCAGGGAGCGCTTCGACCACGTGGTGATTGCCACGCACTCCGACCAGGCCCTTCGCCTCCTGGGTGATCCCACCGACGCGGAGAGGGAAATACTCGGCGCCATCCCCTACCAGGAAAACCAGGCGGTGCTCCACACGGATGCGTCGCTCCTTCCCGAGCGTTCCTCCCTCTGGGCCAGCTGGAACTACCTCACGCCCAAAGAGGAAAGTGGCAGGGTCGCAATCACCTACAACCTGACCATCATGCAGGCCCTGGAAGGGGACGAAGTGTATTGCCTGACCCTCAACCAACCCGATAAAATTGATAGGGAGAGGGTAATCGCCCGCATCACATACCATCACCCCGTCTACTCGGCGGAAGGGTTCGCCGCCCAGAAAAGATACGCCGAGGTCGGCGGGAGGAACCGGACCCATTACTGCGGTGCATACTGGGGGTTCGGTTTCCACGAAGACGGGGTCAAAAGCGCCCTTCGCGCCTGTGCTTTTTTCGGGGAGAAGCTGTGA
- the msrA gene encoding peptide-methionine (S)-S-oxide reductase MsrA — protein sequence MTSTGKVSHASEHLERAIFAGGCFWCMEPPFEKLEGVKDVVSGYTGGHKENPTYKEVSSDATGHAEAVVITYDPAKVSYETLLDVFWRQIDPTDADGQFVDRGSSYRSGIFYLNEEQRKLAEKSKGELEKSGRFSKPIVTEIVPASEFYRAEEYHQDYYKKNPIRYKYYRYGSGRDQFLKKAWEEDMTSPKTGSTEGAKKTYVIPSKEELRKKLTEIQYEVTQKDGTERPYQNEYWDSKEEGIYVDIVSGEPLFSSTDKYDSGTGWPSFTRPLVPENIVEREDRKLFLSRTEVRSRHADSHLGHVFPDGPPPTGLRYCINSAAMRFIPKEDLAEQGYGNFLGLFARK from the coding sequence ATGACGTCAACGGGAAAGGTTTCCCATGCATCGGAGCACCTCGAGCGTGCGATCTTCGCGGGGGGGTGTTTCTGGTGTATGGAGCCGCCCTTCGAGAAACTCGAAGGCGTAAAGGATGTGGTATCGGGGTACACGGGGGGACACAAGGAAAACCCCACCTACAAGGAGGTTTCATCTGACGCGACGGGCCACGCAGAGGCGGTGGTGATTACCTACGACCCCGCTAAAGTCTCGTACGAAACCCTCCTCGACGTCTTCTGGCGGCAGATAGACCCCACCGATGCGGACGGGCAGTTCGTCGACCGGGGGTCCTCGTACCGTTCGGGCATTTTTTACCTGAACGAAGAGCAGAGAAAGCTTGCCGAAAAATCGAAGGGTGAGCTCGAGAAATCGGGCCGCTTCTCCAAGCCCATCGTCACGGAGATCGTCCCGGCTTCGGAGTTTTACCGTGCCGAGGAGTACCACCAGGACTACTACAAGAAAAACCCCATCCGTTACAAGTACTATCGTTACGGGTCCGGACGGGACCAGTTCCTGAAAAAAGCGTGGGAGGAAGATATGACTTCACCGAAAACAGGGAGCACGGAAGGCGCGAAGAAGACCTATGTCATCCCTTCAAAGGAGGAGCTTCGAAAGAAGCTTACCGAGATACAGTACGAGGTTACCCAGAAGGACGGCACGGAGCGCCCCTATCAGAACGAGTACTGGGACAGCAAGGAAGAGGGAATCTACGTGGACATCGTGAGCGGTGAGCCCCTTTTCAGCTCCACGGACAAGTACGACTCCGGCACGGGGTGGCCGAGCTTCACCCGTCCCCTCGTCCCTGAAAACATCGTGGAGCGGGAGGACAGGAAGCTCTTTTTGTCACGCACGGAAGTGCGCAGCAGACATGCAGATTCCCACCTCGGCCACGTCTTTCCCGACGGCCCCCCTCCAACGGGTCTTCGCTACTGCATCAACTCGGCGGCCATGCGTTTCATCCCGAAGGAAGATCTGGCAGAGCAAGGCTACGGTAACTTCCTCGGGCTTTTCGCCAGGAAATAA
- a CDS encoding STAS/SEC14 domain-containing protein, with the protein MVEMIPTDADNIIGFRFSGKFEDEDFEMVTELMEKRLEDHDKLRVYAEVESFKGIALMALLRDIAFSLKHFRDFEKEAVVSDNEWIGKLARMGDKIIPNIEVRHFPLKEKEEALEWLKH; encoded by the coding sequence ATGGTAGAAATGATTCCCACTGACGCCGACAACATCATCGGCTTTCGCTTCAGCGGCAAGTTCGAGGACGAAGACTTCGAAATGGTAACCGAACTCATGGAGAAGAGGCTCGAGGATCACGACAAGCTGCGCGTATACGCAGAGGTGGAGAGCTTCAAGGGGATAGCCCTGATGGCGCTTCTTCGGGACATTGCATTCAGCCTGAAGCATTTCCGGGATTTCGAGAAGGAAGCGGTGGTTTCTGACAATGAGTGGATCGGCAAGCTCGCCCGGATGGGGGACAAGATAATTCCCAACATCGAAGTGAGACACTTTCCTCTCAAGGAAAAAGAAGAAGCTCTCGAATGGCTCAAACATTGA
- a CDS encoding addiction module toxin RelE, whose product SRFGHVLQGRYKSFLVQREEQFLENCRYIVLNPVRAKIVRTPSEWKWSSYNATRGVCRCPPFLDVAFLLSQFSSSQSEARAIYRNFILAGIGMDSPLKTVKHQIFLGSDSFVQEAREKVCPRDGLQNVSGIQKVAGSPGLPDLFRGEALYSKKIRNERILDAFDSYGYTLREIGEHLDLHPNYLSSLLGKMRKS is encoded by the coding sequence ACAGCCGTTTCGGACACGTCCTGCAGGGGCGATACAAGAGCTTTCTGGTCCAGAGAGAGGAGCAATTCCTGGAAAACTGCCGATACATAGTCCTGAACCCGGTCAGGGCAAAGATAGTGAGGACCCCTTCTGAATGGAAATGGAGCAGCTACAATGCAACACGGGGAGTTTGCCGATGCCCCCCTTTCCTCGACGTGGCATTCCTCCTGAGCCAGTTCAGCTCATCTCAATCGGAAGCCCGGGCGATCTATAGAAATTTCATTCTGGCCGGCATCGGGATGGATTCACCCCTGAAAACGGTGAAACACCAGATTTTTCTCGGTTCAGATTCGTTTGTCCAGGAGGCGCGAGAAAAGGTATGCCCCAGAGACGGGCTGCAAAATGTTTCAGGAATCCAAAAAGTTGCGGGGAGCCCGGGGTTGCCCGACCTCTTTAGAGGCGAAGCCCTCTATTCGAAAAAAATCAGGAACGAAAGGATCCTCGATGCCTTTGACAGCTATGGCTATACCCTCAGGGAGATCGGTGAGCACCTTGACCTGCACCCCAATTACCTATCGTCTCTTTTAGGAAAAATGCGAAAAAGCTGA
- a CDS encoding addiction module toxin RelE translates to MARPLRIEYENALYHIISRGNEGMTLFIQDQDRHAFMNVLERVVERYNWICHAYCLMG, encoded by the coding sequence ATGGCAAGACCGCTGCGCATAGAGTACGAAAACGCCCTTTACCACATCATCAGCAGGGGAAATGAGGGGATGACACTGTTTATCCAGGATCAGGACAGGCATGCGTTCATGAATGTCCTGGAGAGGGTGGTGGAACGGTACAACTGGATCTGCCACGCCTACTGCCTGATGGG